The Halocalculus aciditolerans genome includes a window with the following:
- a CDS encoding IclR family transcriptional regulator, with protein MSERAGPTDHVSTVDTAFDILELLREMNGATLRELTDEVDLVRSTVHRHLTTLHDRGYVTRSDGEYSLSLRFLDVGQWTQSRKETYVLAKSKVEELAERTSERAQFVVEENGRAVYVHMEAGEHAVKTNMHVGKHTPVHASAGGLAILSQLDRERVEEIIASRGLERLTPHTYTDPDDLFDALESIRERGFSINDQGHIEGLRAVGVPVSGPDGSVVGALSVSGPTNRIRGDRLENDLPDLLLGSSNELELNSAYR; from the coding sequence ATGAGCGAGAGAGCGGGACCGACGGACCACGTATCGACGGTCGACACGGCGTTCGATATACTCGAACTGCTTCGGGAGATGAACGGGGCGACGCTGCGCGAACTCACTGACGAGGTCGACCTCGTTCGGAGCACCGTGCACCGACACCTCACCACGCTCCACGACCGCGGCTACGTGACCCGCAGCGACGGCGAGTACTCCCTCAGCCTCCGCTTCCTCGACGTCGGCCAGTGGACGCAGTCGCGCAAGGAGACGTACGTGCTCGCGAAGTCGAAAGTCGAAGAGCTCGCAGAGCGGACGAGCGAGCGCGCGCAGTTCGTCGTCGAGGAGAACGGCCGCGCGGTCTACGTCCACATGGAGGCCGGCGAGCACGCGGTGAAGACGAACATGCACGTCGGGAAGCACACGCCCGTCCACGCGAGCGCCGGCGGCCTCGCCATCCTCTCCCAGCTCGACCGGGAGCGCGTGGAGGAGATCATCGCGTCCCGCGGGCTCGAACGACTCACCCCACACACCTACACCGACCCCGACGACCTGTTCGACGCGCTCGAATCGATTCGCGAGCGCGGGTTCAGCATCAACGACCAGGGCCACATCGAGGGGCTCCGCGCCGTCGGCGTCCCCGTCAGCGGCCCCGACGGGAGCGTGGTCGGCGCGCTGAGCGTGTCCGGCCCGACGAACCGTATCCGCGGCGACCGGCTCGAAAACGACCTCCCGGACCTCCTCCTGGGCTCTTCGAACGAACTCGAACTCAACTCCGCCTACCGATAG
- a CDS encoding CaiB/BaiF CoA transferase family protein: MSTGDDRILDGVTVLDLSTFVTGGFCSAMLANQGADVVKVERPGVGDDNRHSGPPFIRGESPYFWTVNYGKQSLELDLKNPAGRDALYDLVEETDVFIQNYRPGTADRLDVDYDSIREHNEDIVYLAISAFGQTGPWRERPGYDLLIQGMSGIMDVTGERDGRPVKVGLPMTDLITAMWGSFGAVSALYRRELTGAGEYIDLGMLESALPWLTKQAGKVFAGEETQRMGTKDPVLAPYQTFETADSYINVACLNQKLWRGLCEGVDRPDLLEDERFETNADRVEHMDELEAELEATLRERTTEEWLDVLVEDVGIPAGPVFDVADALDNPQVEARDAVTEIEHPELGTIPVIEHPLKFENADSGFESPPPLLGEHNREVFREHGFSEEEIDDLDAAGIFGGE, from the coding sequence GTGTCCACTGGAGACGACCGCATACTCGACGGTGTAACGGTTCTCGACCTCTCGACGTTCGTCACCGGCGGGTTCTGCTCCGCGATGCTCGCCAATCAGGGCGCGGACGTCGTCAAGGTCGAACGGCCCGGCGTCGGCGACGACAACCGCCACTCCGGCCCGCCGTTCATCCGGGGCGAGTCGCCCTACTTCTGGACGGTGAACTACGGGAAGCAGAGCCTCGAACTCGACTTGAAGAACCCGGCGGGGCGCGACGCCCTCTACGACCTCGTCGAGGAGACGGACGTCTTCATCCAGAACTACCGGCCGGGGACGGCCGACCGCCTCGACGTCGACTACGACTCCATCCGCGAGCACAACGAGGACATCGTCTACCTCGCCATCTCGGCGTTCGGGCAGACGGGGCCCTGGCGGGAGCGACCGGGATACGACCTCCTCATCCAGGGGATGAGCGGCATCATGGACGTGACCGGGGAGCGGGACGGCCGCCCGGTGAAGGTCGGCCTCCCGATGACCGACCTCATCACGGCGATGTGGGGGTCGTTCGGCGCGGTGAGCGCGCTCTACCGCCGCGAGCTGACCGGAGCGGGCGAGTACATCGACCTCGGGATGCTCGAATCCGCGCTGCCCTGGCTGACGAAGCAAGCCGGGAAGGTGTTCGCCGGCGAGGAGACGCAGCGGATGGGGACGAAAGACCCCGTGCTCGCGCCGTACCAGACGTTCGAGACGGCGGACAGCTACATCAACGTCGCCTGTCTGAACCAGAAGCTCTGGCGCGGTCTCTGTGAGGGCGTCGACCGCCCGGACCTCCTCGAAGACGAGCGCTTCGAGACGAACGCGGACCGCGTCGAACACATGGACGAACTCGAAGCGGAGCTCGAAGCCACACTCCGCGAGCGGACGACGGAGGAGTGGCTCGACGTGCTCGTCGAGGACGTCGGAATCCCCGCCGGGCCGGTGTTCGACGTGGCGGACGCGCTCGACAACCCGCAGGTCGAAGCGCGCGACGCCGTGACGGAAATCGAACACCCCGAGCTCGGCACGATACCGGTCATCGAGCACCCGCTGAAGTTCGAGAACGCGGACAGCGGGTTCGAGTCGCCGCCGCCCCTGCTCGGCGAGCACAACCGCGAGGTGTTCCGGGAGCACGGGTTCAGCGAGGAGGAGATCGACGACCTGGACGCCGCGGGCATCTTCGGCGGAGAATGA
- a CDS encoding thiolase C-terminal domain-containing protein, protein MTDAYVAGVGMPAFESEAAASTLELAVDAAERATADAGVALGDVDSVHLANVLTEAVGSQSGLANAFVSAAGVEGVRADRLENTSASGASAAHRGVEAVESGRSNVALVLGVEKMSAADTATVTDAISTLTHDREYAQGVTLPSFGGLAAGAYLDRYDVPREALADVAVKNHRNGADNPVAQFRKEITVADALDSPPVASPLRLYDCCPMTDGAAALVVAADGDVRVSGIGSATGTHAVADRPDPLEIESVRAASDRVFDDAGLSRDDVDAACIHDAFTVLEWLELEEAGFYEAGAAWEATVDGETARDGDFPVNPGGGLKARGHPLGATGISQLVELTWQLRGDLDGERQVDGADTGFAVNVAGFGNNSVATILEAAP, encoded by the coding sequence ATGACCGACGCGTACGTCGCGGGCGTCGGGATGCCGGCGTTCGAGAGCGAGGCGGCGGCGTCGACGCTGGAACTCGCCGTCGACGCGGCCGAGCGAGCGACAGCGGACGCCGGCGTCGCCCTCGGCGACGTCGACTCTGTCCACCTCGCGAACGTCCTCACGGAGGCGGTCGGGTCGCAGAGCGGCCTCGCGAACGCGTTCGTCTCCGCGGCGGGCGTCGAGGGCGTGCGCGCGGACCGTCTCGAGAACACGAGCGCGAGCGGGGCGAGCGCCGCTCACCGGGGCGTCGAAGCCGTCGAGAGCGGCCGGTCGAACGTCGCCTTAGTGCTCGGCGTCGAGAAGATGTCGGCCGCCGACACGGCGACCGTCACCGACGCCATCAGCACGCTCACGCACGACCGCGAGTACGCGCAGGGCGTGACGCTCCCGTCGTTCGGCGGGCTGGCCGCCGGCGCGTACCTCGACCGCTACGACGTCCCCCGGGAGGCCCTCGCGGACGTCGCCGTCAAGAACCACCGGAACGGCGCGGACAACCCCGTCGCCCAGTTCCGGAAGGAGATAACCGTCGCCGACGCGCTCGACTCGCCGCCGGTCGCGTCCCCGCTCCGGCTCTACGACTGCTGTCCGATGACGGACGGTGCGGCCGCGCTCGTCGTCGCCGCCGACGGCGACGTGCGCGTTAGTGGGATCGGGAGCGCGACGGGAACGCACGCCGTCGCCGACCGCCCGGACCCGCTCGAAATCGAGAGCGTCCGCGCCGCGAGCGACCGCGTCTTCGACGACGCCGGCCTGTCGCGGGACGACGTCGACGCCGCCTGCATCCACGACGCGTTCACGGTTCTCGAGTGGCTGGAACTCGAAGAAGCCGGCTTCTACGAGGCGGGCGCGGCGTGGGAGGCGACGGTCGACGGGGAGACCGCGCGCGACGGCGACTTCCCCGTGAACCCCGGCGGCGGACTGAAGGCCCGCGGCCACCCCCTCGGCGCGACCGGCATCTCACAGCTCGTCGAACTCACCTGGCAGCTCCGCGGCGACCTCGACGGCGAACGCCAGGTCGACGGCGCGGACACGGGGTTCGCCGTCAACGTCGCCGGGTTCGGGAACAACAGCGTCGCCACGATACTGGAAGCCGCGCCATGA
- a CDS encoding Zn-ribbon domain-containing OB-fold protein: MTDGDRSLRADEAFRCLDCDRRWYYARARCPDCAGREFGTYALDEGVVVARTTVHTTPPDVRSPNALGFVRFDDGVQVVAQLSDDAVGVGDTVAFAGSTPLRDGDAPQPRLVAVTE, encoded by the coding sequence ATGACCGACGGCGACCGGTCACTCCGTGCGGACGAGGCGTTCCGGTGTCTCGACTGCGACCGCCGCTGGTACTACGCGCGGGCGCGGTGTCCCGACTGCGCCGGCCGCGAGTTCGGGACGTACGCGCTCGACGAGGGGGTCGTGGTGGCGCGGACGACCGTCCACACGACGCCGCCGGACGTCCGAAGCCCGAACGCGCTCGGGTTCGTCCGGTTCGACGACGGCGTGCAGGTCGTCGCCCAGCTCTCCGACGACGCCGTCGGCGTCGGCGATACCGTCGCGTTCGCGGGGTCGACGCCGCTACGAGACGGCGACGCACCGCAGCCGCGGCTGGTCGCCGTCACCGAATAA
- a CDS encoding amidohydrolase family protein: MPRTIIQNGTVISLDPEIGDLEDADVLIEDGEILDVGHDLDASGAEVVDAENHIVLPGFVDSHVHMAQTQVRGIAGDWSLMGEYFDHMLGNITGLYQPEDMYLGGLFGALEKLHTGTTTALDWSYPNSLEHAERAVDALQDAGLRAVYTYGPPGDDAAKWWYESDVGLPEGLIRDVYEGQIEGDDLLSLGLGLRGPDFCTDETARADLELARDLDAIASIHMGAALWTSSTYNEEYQGFGAISDMLGPDVNIAHANNFSQEDIQHAVDEGVSFSATPEVEMQMGHGVPVTGKVLEAGGRVAWGVDVCSNISSDMGSQMRFGMQTQRMLDNEKTMEGGEEVTSLDITCRDTLKSATIEGARALGMADEIGTLTPGKRADVTMIRTDDFMTAPSHDPIETIVFQADASHIDHVLVDGEFEKRDGELLNPLVEDEFDRFVESGERLVEESGIDR, translated from the coding sequence ATGCCACGAACAATCATCCAGAATGGGACCGTTATCTCGCTCGACCCCGAGATCGGCGACCTCGAAGACGCCGACGTCCTCATCGAGGACGGCGAGATACTCGACGTCGGTCACGACCTCGACGCGAGCGGCGCGGAGGTCGTCGACGCGGAGAACCACATCGTCCTCCCGGGCTTCGTCGACTCGCACGTTCACATGGCGCAGACTCAGGTGCGTGGAATCGCCGGGGACTGGTCGCTCATGGGCGAGTACTTCGACCACATGCTCGGCAACATCACCGGGCTCTACCAGCCCGAGGACATGTACCTCGGCGGGCTCTTCGGCGCGCTGGAGAAACTCCACACGGGGACGACCACGGCGCTCGACTGGTCGTACCCGAACTCGCTCGAACACGCCGAGCGCGCCGTCGACGCGCTCCAGGACGCCGGCCTCCGCGCCGTCTACACCTACGGCCCGCCGGGCGACGACGCGGCGAAATGGTGGTACGAGAGCGACGTCGGCCTCCCCGAAGGCCTCATCCGCGACGTCTACGAGGGACAGATCGAGGGCGACGACCTGCTCAGCCTCGGTCTCGGCCTCCGCGGCCCGGACTTCTGCACGGACGAGACCGCGCGCGCCGACCTCGAACTGGCGCGCGACCTCGACGCCATCGCGAGCATCCACATGGGCGCGGCGCTCTGGACCTCCTCGACCTACAACGAGGAGTACCAGGGCTTCGGCGCGATATCCGACATGCTCGGCCCGGACGTGAACATCGCCCACGCGAACAACTTCTCACAGGAGGACATCCAGCACGCCGTCGACGAGGGCGTCTCCTTCTCCGCGACCCCCGAAGTCGAGATGCAGATGGGCCACGGCGTCCCCGTCACCGGGAAAGTGCTGGAGGCCGGCGGGCGCGTCGCCTGGGGCGTCGACGTCTGCTCGAACATCAGCAGCGACATGGGCAGCCAGATGCGGTTCGGCATGCAGACCCAGCGGATGCTGGACAACGAGAAGACCATGGAGGGCGGCGAGGAGGTCACTTCGCTCGACATCACGTGCCGCGACACGCTCAAGTCCGCGACCATCGAGGGCGCACGGGCGCTCGGGATGGCGGACGAGATCGGGACGCTCACGCCCGGGAAGCGCGCGGACGTCACGATGATTCGCACGGACGACTTCATGACCGCTCCCTCGCACGACCCCATCGAGACCATCGTCTTCCAGGCCGACGCCTCGCACATCGACCACGTGCTCGTCGACGGCGAGTTCGAGAAACGCGACGGCGAACTCCTGAACCCCCTCGTCGAGGACGAGTTCGACCGGTTCGTCGAATCCGGCGAACGCCTCGTCGAGGAGTCCGGTATCGACCGCTAA
- a CDS encoding fumarylacetoacetate hydrolase family protein: MKLGQYTTADSEGVWCGVRRDDAVIDLPEAGEAAGVDIPRRTTDLLANWEWERKVDLAVEYAAETGVGVRDADSVERAAPVTDPEKVVCVGLNYRDHAEEGGNPIPDTPVLFSKFPTAVTGPDSAVEWDPDLTEKVDYEAELVAVIGEEAREVSPEDAMDHVAGFLVGNDVSARDLQHGDGQWVRGKSLDTFAPVGPELVTTDEVDDPHALDIWAEVNGERLQDSNTDQLIFGVDELVSFCSQAFTLTPGDLLFTGTPPGVGVYREPPVLLEDGDTVTIGVDGVGELTNEFAYR, from the coding sequence ATGAAACTCGGACAATACACGACGGCGGACAGCGAAGGCGTATGGTGCGGCGTACGACGGGACGACGCGGTCATCGACCTCCCCGAGGCGGGCGAGGCGGCCGGCGTCGACATCCCCCGCCGAACGACGGACCTGCTCGCGAACTGGGAGTGGGAGCGGAAAGTCGACCTCGCGGTCGAATACGCGGCGGAGACGGGGGTCGGCGTCCGCGACGCGGACAGCGTCGAGCGCGCCGCGCCCGTCACCGACCCGGAGAAGGTCGTCTGCGTCGGCCTCAACTACCGCGATCACGCCGAAGAGGGCGGGAATCCGATTCCGGACACGCCCGTGCTCTTCTCGAAGTTCCCGACCGCGGTGACCGGCCCGGACAGCGCGGTCGAGTGGGACCCCGACCTGACGGAGAAGGTCGACTACGAGGCGGAACTCGTCGCCGTCATCGGCGAGGAAGCGCGCGAGGTGAGCCCCGAGGACGCGATGGACCACGTCGCCGGGTTCCTCGTCGGGAACGACGTCTCCGCGCGCGACCTCCAGCACGGCGACGGCCAGTGGGTGCGCGGGAAGAGCCTCGACACCTTCGCGCCCGTCGGCCCCGAACTCGTCACGACCGACGAGGTCGACGACCCGCACGCGCTCGACATCTGGGCCGAAGTCAACGGCGAGCGACTCCAGGACTCCAACACGGACCAGCTCATCTTCGGCGTCGACGAACTCGTCTCCTTCTGCAGTCAGGCGTTCACGCTCACGCCCGGTGACCTGCTCTTCACCGGCACGCCGCCCGGCGTCGGCGTCTACCGCGAACCGCCCGTCCTCCTCGAAGACGGCGACACAGTCACAATCGGCGTCGACGGGGTCGGCGAGCTGACGAACGAGTTCGCCTACCGCTAA
- a CDS encoding TatD family hydrolase — MDSYPTRRPTDATYLDDDVDYPTELLNLPWVDPHNHAHTLSWSDREQYALTGCRSMLMVASGYHWTPYKPVEADDVRFLWDDAINRRAAIERNHFFEAKLGLGIHTGVRITNPDDLLDAMTEYAALDEVVAIGETGVTPGQQVEAWSLDEQRAVVEGQMAVAADHDLPVLLHTPNTTNEALPDYRPELGTPGYEKNGSLAQEPVMEGENPALDAVKVDVQAARDAGLPEERVVASHADPNNTDYLMEETDCYLSYTIGHSWLVGVTPEDVADAVETYGPERIMIDTDCANVLRTDPLAVKRAMLELYRLGVSVDDIRTVVFENPRDVFGFDA; from the coding sequence ATGGATTCGTATCCGACGCGCCGGCCGACCGACGCGACGTACCTCGACGACGACGTCGACTACCCGACCGAACTCCTCAACCTCCCGTGGGTCGACCCGCACAATCACGCGCACACGCTCTCGTGGTCGGACCGGGAGCAGTACGCGCTCACCGGCTGTCGGTCGATGCTCATGGTCGCGTCCGGCTACCACTGGACGCCGTACAAGCCCGTGGAGGCCGACGACGTCCGCTTCCTCTGGGACGACGCCATCAACCGACGCGCGGCCATCGAGCGCAACCACTTCTTCGAGGCGAAACTCGGCCTCGGCATCCACACCGGCGTCCGTATCACGAACCCCGACGACCTCCTCGACGCGATGACCGAGTACGCCGCACTCGACGAGGTCGTCGCCATCGGGGAGACCGGCGTCACGCCCGGCCAGCAGGTCGAGGCCTGGAGCCTCGACGAGCAGCGCGCCGTCGTCGAAGGCCAGATGGCGGTCGCCGCCGACCACGACCTCCCCGTCCTCCTCCACACGCCGAACACCACGAACGAGGCCCTCCCGGACTACCGGCCGGAGCTCGGCACGCCCGGCTACGAGAAGAACGGGAGCCTCGCCCAAGAGCCCGTCATGGAGGGGGAGAACCCGGCGCTGGACGCGGTGAAAGTCGACGTGCAGGCGGCGCGGGACGCCGGCCTCCCCGAGGAGCGCGTCGTCGCCTCCCACGCGGACCCGAACAACACCGACTACCTCATGGAGGAGACCGACTGCTACCTCAGTTATACTATCGGGCACTCCTGGCTCGTCGGCGTCACGCCCGAAGACGTCGCCGACGCCGTCGAGACGTACGGCCCCGAGCGGATCATGATCGACACGGACTGCGCGAACGTCCTCCGAACCGACCCGCTCGCGGTGAAGCGCGCGATGCTCGAACTCTACCGGCTCGGCGTCAGCGTCGACGACATCCGCACGGTCGTCTTCGAGAACCCGCGGGACGTCTTCGGGTTCGACGCCTGA
- a CDS encoding WD40/YVTN/BNR-like repeat-containing protein encodes MPLLIGTDDGLFRVNDIPFERGDAERVLDCGVVTGVETYDHTDGVYVASETGAFYSPDGVEWTDLGVPLGDRFWHAGQSEVWSVLAATDGVLYAGTNDPYVYRSVDHGDTWTELKGFRDLPSRGHWESPIDPHYARLRTLEHVPGRPERLVAGVEAGGVHLSDDGGQTWRDRRDTIVDDVHQVLPISEDVWLAATGYLDHNLENLGLGHAVGEGGLWRTTDAGDSWNRVDAGNDFSYIRCVFVHDGTVFFGGGEEAPPAWVNDSHDAALFESTNFGRDFDRVTYPGEPHEVVETWTVHDGDVVCGSGLFDVPDPRDDVEGRLMRRTDDGAYETVGRLAANVSRIASID; translated from the coding sequence ATGCCACTGTTGATCGGGACAGACGACGGTCTCTTCCGCGTGAACGACATCCCGTTCGAGCGCGGCGACGCCGAGCGGGTGCTCGACTGCGGCGTCGTCACCGGCGTCGAAACCTACGACCACACGGACGGCGTCTACGTCGCCTCCGAGACCGGCGCGTTCTACTCGCCCGACGGCGTCGAGTGGACGGACCTCGGCGTCCCGCTCGGCGACCGCTTCTGGCACGCCGGTCAGAGCGAAGTCTGGTCGGTCCTCGCCGCCACCGACGGCGTCCTCTACGCCGGCACGAACGACCCCTACGTCTACCGCTCCGTCGACCACGGCGACACGTGGACGGAGCTCAAGGGCTTTCGCGACCTCCCCTCCCGCGGCCACTGGGAGTCCCCCATCGACCCGCACTACGCCCGCCTCCGCACGCTCGAACACGTCCCGGGACGCCCCGAACGGCTCGTCGCCGGCGTCGAAGCCGGCGGCGTCCACCTCAGCGACGACGGCGGCCAGACCTGGCGAGACCGCCGCGACACCATCGTCGACGACGTCCACCAAGTCCTCCCCATCTCCGAGGACGTCTGGCTCGCCGCGACCGGCTACCTCGACCACAACCTGGAGAACCTCGGCCTCGGCCACGCCGTCGGCGAAGGCGGTCTCTGGCGCACGACCGACGCCGGCGACTCGTGGAACCGCGTCGACGCCGGGAACGACTTCTCCTACATCCGGTGCGTCTTCGTCCACGACGGCACCGTCTTCTTCGGCGGCGGCGAGGAAGCCCCGCCAGCGTGGGTGAACGACAGCCACGACGCCGCGCTCTTCGAATCCACGAACTTCGGCCGGGACTTCGACCGCGTCACCTACCCCGGCGAGCCCCACGAGGTCGTGGAGACGTGGACCGTCCACGACGGCGACGTCGTCTGCGGCTCCGGCCTCTTCGACGTCCCCGACCCCCGAGACGACGTCGAAGGCCGCCTCATGCGCCGCACCGACGACGGCGCATACGAGACCGTCGGTCGCCTCGCCGCGAACGTCAGCCGCATCGCCTCCATCGACTGA
- a CDS encoding DoxX family protein, whose product MTHSNAPGRKPSFLGRLLYSGVLAYMAIDGFRHNDHRVDVARQKDVPLPDLLVPAATGMLLVANIGILCWRYPRAAAGALAVFFLTTTPAIHDFWNIDDDADRQANKTNFLKNGALLGGALLLLADASRDAADEHDQPTD is encoded by the coding sequence ATGACACACTCCAACGCTCCCGGCCGGAAGCCGTCGTTCCTCGGTCGCCTCCTCTACAGCGGCGTCCTCGCCTACATGGCCATCGACGGGTTCCGCCACAACGACCACCGCGTCGACGTCGCCCGACAGAAAGACGTCCCGCTCCCCGACCTCCTCGTCCCCGCCGCCACCGGCATGCTCCTCGTCGCCAACATCGGCATCCTCTGCTGGCGCTACCCCCGCGCCGCCGCCGGCGCGCTCGCCGTCTTCTTCCTCACCACCACTCCCGCCATCCACGACTTCTGGAACATCGACGACGACGCCGACCGGCAGGCCAACAAGACCAACTTCCTCAAGAACGGCGCGCTCCTCGGCGGCGCGCTCCTCCTCCTCGCCGACGCCTCGCGAGACGCCGCCGACGAACACGACCAACCGACCGACTAG
- a CDS encoding gamma carbonic anhydrase family protein, with protein sequence MERPFEGASPTVAESAFVSAQSALIGDVTVGESASIWPFVCCRGDDGAVVVGDETNVQEFTMLHGAGLGDGVTVGHGAVVDYASVGDDTLVGMQSAVLKGATVGENCVVAANAVVLQDQTVPDGHLAYGTPAETKPLTEDQLEQISATRDHYVELATRHRDAVAADSE encoded by the coding sequence ATGGAACGACCGTTCGAAGGGGCGTCGCCGACCGTGGCGGAGTCCGCGTTCGTGTCGGCGCAGAGCGCGCTCATCGGGGACGTTACCGTGGGAGAGTCGGCGAGTATCTGGCCGTTCGTCTGCTGTCGCGGGGACGACGGCGCGGTCGTCGTCGGCGACGAGACGAACGTCCAGGAGTTCACAATGCTGCACGGCGCGGGGCTCGGGGACGGCGTCACCGTCGGGCACGGCGCGGTGGTGGATTACGCGAGCGTCGGTGACGACACGCTCGTCGGGATGCAGAGCGCGGTGTTGAAGGGCGCGACGGTGGGAGAGAACTGCGTCGTCGCCGCGAACGCCGTCGTCCTCCAGGACCAGACGGTCCCGGATGGGCACCTCGCGTACGGGACGCCGGCGGAGACGAAGCCGCTCACTGAGGACCAGCTAGAGCAGATTTCGGCGACGCGCGACCACTACGTCGAACTCGCGACGCGCCACCGAGACGCCGTCGCGGCGGACTCCGAGTAG
- a CDS encoding IclR family transcriptional regulator, with protein sequence MPESDAPRTIESVENALGVLDELEARETVGVSELAEALDRSKGTVHTHLATLAKHGYVVNDDGRYRLSLRYLGLAEAAKSHVGSYDAVTRELDDLAATHGERAQFAVEEGGKAVYVYRATGSDAVNPSADIGRYEHLHSIGLGKAILSVLPEARVDAIVAEHGLPERTAETVTSREALAEELDRVRERGYAVDDEERVHGIRCVAMPLVTGESEPVGAMSVSGPASRMTDDRIQSEILPDLRQAVNVVEVNAELG encoded by the coding sequence ATGCCCGAATCGGACGCACCACGAACCATCGAGTCGGTCGAGAACGCGCTGGGGGTCCTCGACGAACTCGAAGCGCGCGAGACCGTCGGCGTCTCCGAGCTCGCAGAGGCACTCGACCGCTCGAAGGGGACCGTGCACACGCATCTCGCGACGCTCGCGAAACACGGCTACGTCGTGAACGACGACGGCCGCTACCGCCTCAGCCTCCGCTACCTCGGCCTCGCGGAAGCCGCGAAATCCCACGTCGGGAGCTACGACGCCGTGACGCGCGAACTCGACGACCTCGCGGCGACGCACGGCGAGCGCGCGCAGTTCGCCGTCGAAGAAGGCGGGAAAGCCGTCTACGTCTACCGAGCCACGGGGAGCGACGCCGTCAACCCCTCGGCCGACATCGGCCGCTACGAGCACCTCCACTCCATCGGCCTCGGCAAAGCCATCCTCTCTGTTCTCCCCGAAGCACGCGTCGACGCTATCGTCGCCGAACACGGCCTCCCCGAGCGGACTGCCGAGACCGTCACCTCCCGCGAGGCGCTCGCCGAGGAACTCGACCGCGTGCGCGAGCGAGGGTACGCCGTCGACGACGAAGAGCGCGTGCACGGCATCCGCTGCGTCGCGATGCCGCTCGTCACGGGGGAGTCGGAGCCGGTCGGCGCGATGAGCGTCTCCGGGCCCGCGAGCCGGATGACCGACGACCGCATCCAGTCCGAGATACTCCCCGACCTCCGGCAGGCCGTCAACGTCGTGGAAGTCAACGCCGAACTCGGCTAG